From Ovis aries strain OAR_USU_Benz2616 breed Rambouillet chromosome 21, ARS-UI_Ramb_v3.0, whole genome shotgun sequence, a single genomic window includes:
- the SPTBN2 gene encoding spectrin beta chain, non-erythrocytic 2 isoform X2 — protein sequence MSSTLSPTDFDSLEIQGQYSDINNRWDLPDSDWDNDSSSARLFERSRIKALADEREAVQKKTFTKWVNSHLARVTCRVGDLYSDLRDGRNLLRLLEVLSGETLPKPTKGRMRIHCLENVDKALQFLKEQKVHLENMGSHDIVDGNHRLTLGLVWTIILRFQIQDISVETEDNKEKKSAKDALLLWCQMKTAGYPNVNVHNFTTSWRDGLAFNAIVHKHRPDLLDFESLKKCNAHYNLQNAFNLAEKELGLTKLLDPEDVNVDQPDEKSIITYVATYYHYFSKMKALAVEGKRIGKVLDHAMEAERLVEKYESLASELLQWIEQTIVTLNDRQLANSLSGVQNQLQSFNSYRTVEKPPKFTEKGNLEVLLFTIQSKLRANNQKVYTPREGRLISDINKAWERLEKAEHERELALRTELIRQEKLEQLAARFDRKAAMRETWLSENQRLVSQDNFGLELAAVEAAVRKHEAIETDIVAYSGRVQAVDAVAAELAAEHYHDIKRIAARQHNVARLWDFLRQMVAARRERLLLNLELQKVFQDLLYLMDWMEEMKGRLQSQDLGKHLTGVEDLLQLHELVEADIAVQAERVRAVSASALRFCDPGKEYKPCDPQLVSERVATLEKSYESLCELAAARRARLEESRRLWRFLWEVGEAEAWVREQQHLLASAETGRDLTGVLRLLNKHTALRGEMSGRLGPLKLTLEQGQQLVAEGHPGAGQAAARTAELQAQWERLEALAEERAQRLAQAASLYQFQADANDMEAWLVDALRLVSSPELGHDEFSTQALARQHRALEEEIRGHRPTLDALREQAAALPPALSRAPEVQGRVPTLQRHYEELRARAGERAHALEAALALYTMLSEAGACGLWVEEKEQWLNGLALPERLEDLEVVQQRFETLEPEMNALAARITAVNDIAEQLLKANPPGKDSIVNTQKQLNHRWQQFRSLADGKKAALTSALSIQNYHLECTETQAWMREKTKVIESTQGLGNDLAGVLALQRKLAGTERDLEAIAARVGELTREANALAAGHPAQAPAINARLGEVQAGWEDLRATMRRREESLGEARRLQDFLRSLDDFQAWLGRTQTSVASEEGPATLPEAEALLAQHAALRGEVERARSEYSRLRAVGEEVTRDQADPQCLFLRQRLEALGTGWEELGRMWESRQGRLAQAHGFQGFLRDARQAEGVLSSQEYVLSHTEMPGTLQAADATIKKLEDFMSTMDANGERIRGLLEAGRQLVSEGNVHAEKIQEKADSVERRHKKNQEVVQQLLGRLRDNREQQHFLQDCHELKLWIDEKMLTAQDVSYDEARNLHTKWQKHQAFMAELAANKDWLDKVDKEGRELTLEKPELKALVWEKLEDLHRRWDELETTTQAKARSLFDANRAELFAQSCSALESWLESLQAQLHSDDYGKDLTSVNILLKKQQMLEREMAVREKEVEAIQAQAKALAQEDQGAGEVERTSRAVEEKFRALCQPMEERCRRLQASREQHQFHRDVEDEILWVTERLPMASSMEHGKDLPSVQLLMKKNQTLQKEIQGHEPRIADLTERQRTLGTAAAGPELAELQEMWKRLGHELELRGKRLEEALRAQQFYRDAAEAEAWMGEQELHMMGQEKAKDELSAQAEVKKHQVLEQALADYAQTIHQLAASSQDMIDHEHPESTRLSIRQAQVDKLYASLKELAGERRERLQEHLRLCQLRRELDDLEQWIQEREVVAASHELGQDYEHVTMLRDKFREFSRDTSTIGQERVDGANALANGLITGGHAARATVAEWKDSLNEAWADLLELLDTRGQVLAAAHELQRFLHGARQALARVQHKQQQLPDGTGRDLNAAEALQRRHCAFEHDIQALSAQVQQVQDDGHRLQKAYAGDKAEEIGRHMQAVAEAWAQLQGSSAARRQLLLDTTDKFRFFKAVRELMLWMDGVNLQMDAQERPRDVSSADLVIKNHQGIKAEIEARADRFSSCVDMGQGLLARSHYAAEEISEKLSQLQARRQETADKWQEKMDWLQLVLEVLVFGRDAGVAEAWLCSQEPLVRSAELGCTVDEVESLIKRHEAFQKSAVAWEERFSALEKLTALEEQEKERKRKREEEERRKLPPPPEPPASPPEGHLVDSHTAPAAPRDGAHPRLPASVNGVCTDAEGPQPLIEQQRLEQGGLPEGPGSGAGDEANGPRGEKQARTRGPTPPIMPQSRSSESARVATLPTRGPELSAQEQMEGLLCRKQEMEAFGKKAANRSWQNVYCVLRRGSLGFYKDAKAASAGVPYHGEVPVSLARAQGSVAFDYRKRKHVFKLGLQDGKEYLFQAKDEAEMSSWLRVVNAAIATASSASGEPEEPAVPSATRGMTRAMTMPPVSPAGAEAPVVLRSKDGREREREKRFSFFKKNK from the exons ATGAGCAGCACCCTGTCGCCCACAGACTTTGACAGCTTGGAGATCCAGGGCCAGTACAGTGACATCAACAACCGCTGGGACCTGCCCGACTCGGACTGGGACAATGACAGCAGCTCGGCCCGCCTCTTTGAGAGGTCCCGAATTAAGGCCCTGGCAG ATGAGCGAGAAGCTGTGCAGAAGAAAACCTTCACCAAGTGGGTCAACTCACACCTGGCCCGGGTGACGTGCCGGGTGGGAGACCTGTACAGTGACCTCCGGGATGGACGGAACCTCCTGAGGCTCCTCGAGGTGCTCTCAGGGGAGACACTG CCAAAGCCCACGAAGGGCCGCATGCGGATCCACTGCCTGGAGAATGTGGACAAGGCGCTGCAGTTCCTGAAGGAGCAAAAAGTGCACTTGGAAAACATGGGCTCACATGACATCGTGGACGGAAACCACCGCCTGACCCTCGGGCTGGTGTGGACCATCATCCTTCGATTCCAG aTCCAAGACATAAGTGTGGAAACAGAAGACAACAAGGAGAAGAAGTCAGCCAAGGATGCCTTGCTACTCTGGTGCCAGATGAAGACCGCCGG GTACCCCAATGTCAACGTGCACAACTTCACCACCAGCTGGAGAGATGGGCTGGCCTTCAATGCCATTGTACATAAACACCG gccAGACCTGCTGGATTTTGAGTCCCTGAAGAAGTGTAATGCACACTACAATCTGCAGAATGCCTTCAATCTGGCTGAGAAGGAGCTGGGACTTACAAAGCTGCTGGATCCTGAAG ATGTGAATGTGGACCAACCAGATGAGAAATCAATTATTACCTATGTGGCTACTTACTACCACTACTTCTCCAAGATGAAAGCCCTGGCTGTGGAAGGCAAAAGAATTGGGAAG GTGCTGGACCACGCCATGGAAGCAGAGCGCCTGGTGGAGAAGTACGAATCCCTGGCCTCCGAGCTGCTCCAGTGGATCGAGCAGACCATCGTGACCCTCAATGACCGGCAGCTGGCCAACTCCCTGAGTGGAGTCCAGAACCAGCTCCAGTCCTTCAATTCCTACCGCACCGTGGAGAAGCCACCCAA GTTCACTGAGAAAGGGAACTTGGAAGTGCTGCTCTTCACCATCCAGAGCAAGCTGCGGGCCAACAACCAGAAGGTCTACACGCCCCGTGAGGGCCGGCTTATCTCCGACATCAACAAG GCCTGGGAGCGGCTCGAGAAAGCCGAGCACGAGCGTGAGCTGGCCCTGCGCACAGAGCTCATCCGCCAGGAGAAGCTGGAGCAGCTGGCCGCCCGCTTCGACCGCAAGGccgccatgcgggagacctggctcaGCGAGAACCAGCGCCTGGTGTCTCAG gacaACTTCGGCCTGGAGCTGGCCGCTGTGGAGGCAGCAGTGCGGAAGCACGAAGCCATTGAGACGGACATCGTGGCCTACAGCGGCCGGGTGCAGGCGGTGGACGCCGTGGCCGCAGAGCTGGCCGCCGAGCACTACCATGACATCAAGCGCATCGCCGCACGCCAGCACAACGTGGCGCGGCTCTGGGACTTCCTGCGGCAGATGGTGGCTGCCCGGCGGGAGAGGCTCCTCCTCAACCTGGAGCTGCAGAAGGTGTTCCAGGACCTGCTCTACCTCATGGACTGGATGGAAGAGATGAAG GGCCGGCTGCAGTCCCAGGACCTGGGCAAACACCTAACGGGAGTGGAGGACCTGCTGCAGCTGCACGAGCTGGTGGAAGCTGACATTGCCGTGCAGGCCGAGAGGGTGCGGGCGGTCAGCGCCTCTGCACTGCGCTTCTGCGACCCTGGGAAAG AGTACAAACCCTGTGACCCCCAGCTGGTGTCGGAGCGGGTGGCCACCCTGGAGAAGAGCTATGAGTCGCTGTGCGAACTGGCAGCGGCTCGCAGGGCCCGGCTGGAGGAGTCCCGGCGGCTCTGGCGCTTCCTCTGGGAGGTGGGCGAGGCCGAGGCCTGGGTGCGGGAACAGCAGCACCTCCTGGCCTCGGCAGAAACCGGCCGGGACCTGACCGGCGTCCTCCGCCTGCTCAACAAGCACACCGCCCTGCGGGGCGAGATGAGCGGCCGCCTGGGGCCCCTGAAGCTCACCCTGGAGCAGGGCCAGCAGTTAGTGGCCGAGGGCCACCCTGGGGCCGGCCAAGCGGCCGCCCGCACCGCCGAGCTCCAAGCCCAGTGGGAGCGGCTGGAAGCCCTGGCGGAGGAGCGGGCCCAGCGGCTCGCCCAGGCCGCCAGCCTCTACCAGTTTCAGGCGGACGCCAACgacatggaggcctggctggTGGACGCGCTGCGCCTGGTGTCCAGCCCTGAGCTGGGGCACGACGAGTTCTCCACACAGGCCCTGGCCCGGCAGCACCGGGCCCTGGAGGAAGAGATCCGGGGCCACCGGCCCACGCTGGACGCGCTGAGGGAACAGGCGGCGGCCCTGCCGCCCGCGCTGAGCCGCGCGCCTGAGGTGCAGGGCCGCGTGCCCACCCTGCAGCGGCACTATGAGGAGCTGCGGGCCCGGGCGGGCGAGCGTGCCCACGCCCTGGAGGCCGCCCTGGCTCTCTACACCATGCTCAGCGAGGCCGGGGCCTGCGGGCTCTGGGTGGAGGAGAAGGAGCAGTGGCTCAATGGGCTCGCCCTGCCTGAGCGCCTAGAGGACCTGGAGGTCGTGCAGCAGAG GTTTGAGACCCTGGAGCCCGAAATGAACGCACTTGCTGCGCGAATTACTGCCGTGAATGACATCGCAGAACAGTTGCTAAAGGCCAACCCACCAGGGAAGGACAGCATTGTCAACACCCAGAAGCAGCTCAACCACAG GTGGCAGCAGTTTCGGTCCCTGGCGGACGGCAAGAAGGCAGCCCTGACGTCAGCCCTGAGCATCCAGAACTACCACTTAGAGTGCACGGAGACACAAGCTTGGATGAGAGAAAAGACCAAGGTCATTGAGTCCACCCAGGGCCTGGGTAACGACCTGGCTGGTGTGCTGGCGCTGCAGCGCAAGCTGGCTGGCACCGAGCGGGACCTGGAGGCCATCGCCGCCCGGGTGGGCGAACTGACCCGAGAGGCAAATGCCCTGGCTGCTGGCCACCCCGCCCAAGCCCCTGCCATCAACGCCCGGCTTGGAGAGGTGCAGGCCGGCTGGGAGGACCTCAGGGCCACCATGCGGCGGCGAGAGGAGTCGCTGGGCGAGGCGCGGCGGCTGCAGGACTTCCTGCGCAGCTTGGATGACTTCCAGGCCTGGCTCGGCCGCACGCAGACCTCCGTGGCCTCTGAAGAAGGACCAGCCACCCTACCTGAAGCCGAGGCCCTCCTGGCCCAACACGCAGCCTTGCGGGGAGAGGTGGAACGGGCCCGGAGCGAGTACAGCCGGCTGCGGGCCGTGGGTGAGGAGGTGACCCGGGACCAGGCTGATCCCCAGTGCCTCTTCCTGCGGCAGCGACTGGAAGCACTGGGAACTGGCTGGGAGGAGCTGGGCCGCATGTGGGAGAGCCGGCAAGGCCGCCTGGCCCAGGCCCACGGCTTCCAGGGCTTCCTGCGGGATGCTCGCCAGGCTGAAGGCGTACTCAGCAGTCAG GAATATGTCTTGTCTCACACGGAGATGCCAGGGACCCTCCAGGCAGCTGATGCCACCATTAAAAAACTGGAGGACTTCATGAGTACCATGGATGCCAACGGTGAGCGGATCCGTGGTCTTCTGGAAGCCGGACGCCAGCTGGTATCAGAAGGCAACGTCCATGCCGAGAAGATCCAAGAGAAGGCAGACTCGGTGGAGAGGAG ACACAAGAAGAATCAAGAAGTGGTGCAGCAGCTTTTGGGCCGTCTTCGGGACAACCGAGAGCAGCAGCACTTCCTACAAGACTGTCACGAG CTGAAGCTCTGGATTGACGAGAAGATGCTGACGGCGCAGGATGTGTCCTACGATGAGGCCCGCAACCTGCACACCAAGTGGCAGAAGCACCAGGCGTTCATGGCCGAGCTGGCCGCCAACAAAGACTGGCTGGACAAGGTGGACAAG GAAGGGCGggagctgactctggaaaagcCGGAGCTGAAAGCTCTGGTGTGGGAGAAGCTGGAGGACCTGCACCGGCGCTGGGACGAGCTGGAGACCACCACCCAGGCCAAAGCCCGCAGCCTCTTTGATGCCAACCGAGCTGAGCTGTTTGCCCAGAGCTGCTCCGCCCTGGAGAGCTGGCTGGAGAGCCTGCAGGCCCAGCTACACTCGGATGACTACGGCAAGGACCTCACCAGCGTCAACATCCTGCTCAAGAAGCAGCAG ATGCTGGAAAGGGAGATGGCTGTGCGAGAGAAGGAGGTGGAGGCGATCCAGGCGCAGGCAAAAGCGCTGGCCCAGGAAGACCAGGGTGCAGGGGAGGTGGAGAGGACCTCGAGGGCAGTGGAGGAGAAGTTCAGGGCCCTGTGCCAGCCCATGGAGGAGCGCTGCCGGCGCCTGCAGGCCTCCCGCGAGCAGCACCAGTTCCACCGGGACGTGGAGGATGAGATC TTGTGGGTGACGGAGCGGCTACCCATGGCTAGCTCCATGGAACACGGCAAGGACCTGCCCAGTGTCCAGCTCCTCATGAAGAAGAACCAG ACGCTACAGAAGGAGATTCAGGGCCATGAGCCCCGGATTGCGGACCTGACGGAGCGGCAGCGCACTCTGGGCACGGCAGCAGCAGGCCCTGAGCTGGCGGAGCTCCAGGAAATGTGGAAGCGCCTGGGCCATGAGCTGGAGCTGCGAGGGAAGCGACTGGAGGAGGCCCTGAGGGCCCAGCAGTTCTACCGCGATGCCGCAGAGGCTGAGGCCTGGATGGGCGAGCAGGAGTTACACATGATGGGCCAGGAGAAGGCCAAG GACGAGCTGAGCGCCCAGGCGGAGGTGAAGAAGCATCAGGTATTGGAACAAGCCCTGGCCGACTATGCCCAGACCATTCACCAGCTGGCAGCCAGCAGCCAAGACATGATTGACCATGAGCATCCAGAGAG CACCCGGCTGTCGATCCGCCAAGCCCAGGTGGACAAGCTGTACGCCAGCCTGAAGGAGCTGGCGGGTGAGCGGCGGGAGCGTCTGCAAGAGCACCTCCGGCTGTGCCAGCTGCGCCGGGAGCTGGACGACCTGGAGCAGTGGATCCAGGAGCGCGAGGTGGTGGCCGCCTCGCACGAGCTAGGCCAGGACTACGAGCACGTGACT ATGCTCCGGGACAAATTCCGCGAGTTCTCGCGAGACACGAGCACCATCGGCCAGGAGCGGGTGGATGGCGCCAACGCGCTGGCCAACGGGCTCATCACCGGGGGCCACGCCGCCCGGGCCACGGTGGCCGAGTGGAAGGACAGCCTCAACGAGGCCTGGGCTGACCTGCTGGAGCTGCTGGACACGCGGGGCCAGGTGCTGGCGGCCGCACACGAGCTGCAGCGCTTCCTGCACGGGGCGCGCCAAGCACTGGCGCGCGTGCAGCacaagcagcagcagcttcccgaCGGGACCGGCCGGGACCTCAATGCCGCCGAGGCCCTGCAGCGCCGACACTGTGCCTTCGAGCACGACATCCAGGCCCTCAGCGCCCAG GTCCAGCAGGTGCAGGACGACGGCCACCGGCTCCAGAAGGCCTACGCCGGCGACAAGGCCGAGGAGATCGGCCGCCACATGCAGGCCGTGGCTGAGGCCTGGGCGCAGCTTCAGGGGAGCTCCGCTGCCCGCCGCCAGCTGCTGCTGGACACCACGGACAAGTTCCGCTTCTTCAAGGCCGTCCGGGAGCTGATGCTGTGGATGGACGGGGTGAACCTGCAGATGGATGCCCAGGAGCGGCCCCG GGACGTGTCTTCTGCAGACCTGGTCATCAAGAACCACCAAGGCATCAAGGCCGAGATTGAGGCCAGGGCCGACCGCTTCTCCTCCTGTGTCGACATGGGGCAGGGGCTGCTGGCCAGGAGCCACTACGCGGCAGAGGAG ATCTCAGAGAAGCTGTCTCAGCTTCAAGCACGGCGTCAAGAGACAGCTGACAAGTGGCAGGAGAAGATGGACTGGCTGCAGCTCG TTTTGGAGGTGCTGGTGTTCGGGAGAGATGCAGGTGTGGCGGAGGCTTGGCTGTGTAGTCAGGAACCACTGGTGCGAAGTGCTGAGCTGGGCTGCACGGTCGATGAAGTCGAGAGCCTCATCAAGCGGCATGAGGCCTTCCAGAAGTCCGCGGTGGCCTGGGAGGAGCGGTTCAGCGCGCTGGAGAAGCTCACGGCG CTGGAGGAACAGGAGAAGGAGcggaaaagaaagagggaggaagaggaacgGAGGaagctgccccctcctccagaaCCCCCGGCCAGTCCACCCGAAGGGCACCTGGTGGACAGCCACACGGCCCCTGCTGCTCCCCGGGACGG AGCACACCCCCGCCTGCCGGCCAGTGTGAACGGCGTCTGCACAGATGCAGAGGGCCCCCAG CCCCTGATAGAACAGCAGAGACTTGAGCAGGGTGGCCTCCCAGAAGGGCCT GGGTCCGGTGCTGGGGACGAGGCCAACGGGCCACGGGGAGAGAAGCAGGCCCGGACACGGGGCCCGACCCCTCCGATAATGCCCCAGAGCAGGTCATCCGAGTCCGCCCGGGTCGCCACCTTGCCCACTCGAGGCCCAGAGCTCTCCGCCCAGGAACAGATGGAGGGGCTGCTGTGCCgcaaacaggagatggaggcCTTTGGCAAGAAGGCCGCCAACAG gtcGTGGCAGAACGTGTACTGTGTCCTGCGGCGTGGGAGCCTTGGCTTTTACAAGGATGCAAAGGCAGCCAGTGCAGGAGTGCCGTACCACGGAGAAGTGCCTGTCAGCCtggccagggcccagggcagcGTGGCCTTTGATTATCGAAAGCGCAAGCATGTCTTCAAGCTGGG CTTACAAGATGGGAAGGAATATCTGTTCCAGGCCAAGGATGAG GCAGAGATGAGCTCGTGGCTGAgggtggtgaatgcagccattGCCACTGCATCCTCTGCCTCCGGAGAGCCTGAAGAGCCAGCGGTGCCCAGTGCCACGCGAGGCATGACCCGGGCCATGACCATGCCCCCGGTGTCACCGGCCGGGGCTGAGGCACCTGTCGTGCTTCGCAGCAAGGATGGCAGAGAACGAGAACGAGAAAAGCGCTTCAGCTTCTTCAAGAAGAACAAGTAG